The Vitis riparia cultivar Riparia Gloire de Montpellier isolate 1030 chromosome 3, EGFV_Vit.rip_1.0, whole genome shotgun sequence genome includes a region encoding these proteins:
- the LOC117911555 gene encoding serine carboxypeptidase-like 17, with protein sequence MNLQYFLLLPLLLFSATVVVSQNIVRTLPGFSGELPFKLETGYVSVGDIEFFYYFVESQCNPRADPLILYINGGPGCSGLNGFVYQIGPVAFNTTDYTGGLPTLLLYPHSWTKTANILFLDAPVGTGFSYATTTQAYTTSDTLSAIQTIEFLKNWLNDHLDFKSNPFFLGTDSYSGILAPIIAQEIIDGNEVGEEPHINLKGYLIGCPHTDTTLEKNSRIVYAHRMALISDSLYEAAKTSCNGRYVDVEPSNAKCVEAIESILLCIEQISLQDILEPNCAFLTPKQNKEIRRSLQENSKSFLLPSHYTTGDAWCRNFEYLLSDIWTNYKSVQEALYVRPGTVKEFFRCNISLSYTVNVNNVIGYHKNLTNSGLQVLVFSGDHDMVIPHGGIEQWIKSFNISIDSDWRPWYVDGQVAGYTRKYTNNGYRLTYSTIKGAGHSPPEYKRRECYEMFYRWIHYYPL encoded by the exons ATGAATCTGCAATATTTTCTGCTTCTACCTCTACTGCTTTTCTCAGCAACTGTAGTAGTGTCTCAAAACATTGTCAGGACTCTGCCTGGTTTCTCCGGCGAGCTTCCCTTTAAGCTTGAAACTGG ATATGTGAGCGTGGGTGATATAGAGTTCTTCTACTACTTTGTGGAGTCTCAGTGCAACCCTCGAGCTGACCCTCTTATTCTTTACATCAATGGAGGCCCTGGTTGTTCTGGCTTGAATGGCTTCGTTTATCAAATTG GTCCAGTTGCTTTCAACACCACAGATTATACAGGAGGCTTACCAACATTGCTACTTTATCCACACTCATGGACCAAG ACGGCCAACATACTATTTTTAGATGCACCTGTGGGCACTGGCTTCTCCTATGCAACAACAACCCAAGCCTACACCACCTCAGACACATTGTCCGCCATTCAGACTattgagtttttgaaaaat TGGTTGAATGATCACCTGGATTTCAAGTCGAATCCATTCTTTCTTGGGACGGATTCCTATTCAGGCATACTTGCTCCCATCATTGCTCAAGAAATAATAGATg GAAATGAAGTTGGAGAAGAACCCCACATTAATCTCAAA GGATACTTGATTGGATGTCCTCATACTGATACCACTCTTGAAAAAAACTCAAGAATAGTATATGCTCACCGGATGGCACTTATATCTGATTCACTCTATGAG GCTGCCAAAACAAGTTGCAATGGAAGATATGTTGATGTAGAGCCCTCCAATGCAAAATGTGTAGAGGCTATTGAATCTATCCTCCTG TGCATAGAACAAATAAGCCTCCAGGATATTTTGGAGCCAAATTGTGCTTTCTTAAccccaaaacaaaacaaagaaattcgAAGATCACTCCAAGAGAATTCAAAAAGTTTCCTCCTTCCATCACATTACACAACCGGTGATGCTTGGTGTCGT AATTTCGAGTATTTGCTATCTGATATATGGACGAACTACAAAAGTGTCCAAGAGGCCCTCTACGTTAGACCA GGAACAGTAAAAGAATTTTTCAGGTGTAACATTAGCCTATCTTACACTGTGAATGTCAACAATGTCATTGGATATCACAAAAACCTCACCAACTCAGGCTTGCAAGTTCTAGTTTTCAG TGGTGATCATGATATGGTTATTCCGCATGGGGGCATCGAGCAATGGATAAAATCTTTCAATATTTCCATAGACAGCGATTGGCGACCGTGGTACGTCGACGGCCAAGTTGCAGG GTACACAAGAAAGTACACCAACAATGGTTATCGCTTAACATATTCAACCATAAag GGAGCTGGCCACTCACCTCCTGAGTACAAGCGCAGGGAATGTTATGAGATGTTCTATAGGTGGATCCATTATTATCCTCTTTAA